In the genome of Nakaseomyces glabratus chromosome C, complete sequence, the window AGCGGCGGCTCTGTATTCTGCCTCATAGTTCAGTGGTCTCTTGAACAGCAGGATATGTGGTTCAGGTGCATGGCACTCGTAGTGCTCCCACCCCAAGGACTGTGTTATCCCAAGACCTCTCCACTCATCCTCTGTGAGGATACGCAGAGTACCCACTTCAGAGTTGAAATAGTCCGAGGGTATCACCTTCAGCATGGCCTTAGGCAGCATGACATGTCTGTATTCGTGCGTATCGTCGCTGTATCTCGGCGAGTAGTGGATGGATTCCTGGAACTCGAGCACCCTAGCACGCTCTTGCTCCGTGAGCTTGCGGCCCTCGAACGTATGGTAATGATTGTACATCAGtctattattatcttttcCTTAATGGCTTGACCACAATCCAAATTAGATATCACGCTGACAATCGAAATTACCTCTGAAATACTTCTTGTACCATAGTTGTTCCCACCGTCACACTGGTTCCAGTTGATCACAAGTCGCCCAGAACGCGTGAAAGATACGGAGGAAAGTCCAAACCCTAGGGCTCAGGGAACCCACATTTGTTCACCAAGCTTTTTCGAGGGGAGAAGCTCTCTTTCCTGGCTTTCACGCGTCCCTTCCCAGACGCAACTCTGAGAAGAAAATCCAACGAAGCGACGCAAGACAGCAAAGAACAAGTTAGGGCTTCCAGCATCTATATTTAGTGAACCCTAAACCCGCAACTCACAAAGTTTGCTTTTTGttcaaaactttttttttcaaaatggGTTGGTGCGGGGGTTTCTGTGTGTTTGACTGCTGTATTATAGTAAATTTTGTTCAAATCATAGTATAACCGATTTCTAAGTAGCATATACACACATACAAGAGATGTTAAATTATATAGTGTATACACATTGAGAGTTTGTATAAAAAGAGCAGACGGTAATAGGGGCAATTCTGCTAGACactctttctctttttcgGTCTTGGTTATTTCCTAGGAGATACTATAGAAGCTGGTATTTGTATAGTTGAATTAGTTTTGGGCGAAACATATATAGGGCTAATGAAGAGCAATGTGTTTGTTGGTGTTAAGCCCATGGTTGGCACTGTCAATGGTACGGAGACGGACTTGAAGGATGATGTTGATTATATACTGGCTCCCGTGACTAACGGACGGTATAGGGAGATAGTGAGCCGTGTGATCAGTGAGAATCGCAAGAGTGGTGATCCGCTGGACCACTACTCGATAGATGTGCCTGAACCGCAGCTGCAGGAAATTGGTATACCGCCTTTCAATGACGACCCGAAGCAATACATTGGTCTGTTGGCCTCGTGGCTGGACCTAGAGACCGCTGATCCAGTGCTGAGAGATGTGGCATTCCAGGTCCTATTGAATGAATGTAAATATTCTAGGTTCATAGGTGTTTCAAAGCTTATAGTGGCACCTCCGAAGAACGTCCTGGAGATACAGAAATATGCTAGAATGGTGGCAGACTTATTGAACGATCCCGTGGTCACCGAGATGCCGCAATTGACTTTATCGATATCGCTACCGCTCTGTGAATTGAGTGATCCTTTGGCCACATGGGAGCTTTGGAAcacaataaaaaatctaTGTGGTGCCCATGAGTGTTTGACGGTGTCCTTGGCACTTCCGAAAAATAAAACGCCAACACATGTCCTAGAGAGATGGCTTACAGAGCCTGTCTCTTGTCTTTTGTTGTCGTCTTCTATATTTGTTACCAACCAGCATGGCTTCCCAGTActacaaaaatataatcaaaACATAATTTTCAGATTCCAGGAAATAAATGGTAGAAATATGCTTGGTCAAAATGAACTGTGCATCATAATGCATGGGCTTGAGAAGTTTGCCAACGATGTCAAAGGTGGTAAAGCATCATTTATAAACTACATCAATTTTATACTGAAAAAGGGAGATAAGCtaattttacaaaatatgAGTAAGATGCTAAAAGCATGCGAGAAACTGGCCGAACCGAGAATCTTGCCCCAACTAAAACCACATAGTGAGGACCTAAGCAATCAAACATACGctttatttgaagaagacatTGTCAAATATGATCTCTACGAGGTTGCCATTAAAGATGCGATACTAGAGAACACAAAGATATGGAAGAACCGAGGAAGCAGttttattacaattttaGTAGCAGGTGCAGGTCGTGGTCCATTAGTAGATCGCGTCTTTAAAGTATTACAAGAATTGAGTATCCTTTCTGAATGTCGAGTAATTGCCATCGAGAAGAACTCTCGTGCTTACTTGTACTTACAAAAGAGGAACTTTGATAAGTGGCAGAATAGAGTCACGTTAATTAATGAGGATATACAAAATTGGCAAATCAACATGGCCGAATCTCAAAGGACAAAGGTGGATCTATGTATATCTGAGTTGCTGGGATCTTTCGGATGTAACGAATTGTCACCGGAGTGTCTACTATCACTGCAAAAGTACCATTCGCAGAAGGAGACAGTGTACATTCCGCAATCATACAGTTCATATATAGCACCCATTGCATGTCCCGTTTTGGACATGCAGCTGCAGAAGATGTGTAAACAGGATTTACATGTCAATGTCACACAGCAACCATGGGTGTTGCATAACATACCATATCAGACATTGTCGTCAAAGGTGAACGAGTTGTGGACATTCTCGCATCCAATGTCTGAAGCCAGTAACTTGCAACATGACATAGTCTCAGAGTTTAAGATCAAGCATCGTGCCGAGGTTAATGCTTTGATTGGGTATTTCTCTGCTGTGTTGTATGGAGACGTAATTCTGTCAATAGTACCAGAAGGGACAATCGTCCGCGTACCTCAGAGTAAAAACAACCATGAAGGCGAGGCCCTTCACTCTACACCTGATAAGAGTGCACATACAAATGACAACAAGTActatttcaagaagatagACAAGACACCGGGGCTAACATCGTGGTCACCGATGATTTTCCCATTGTCCCAACCGTTGTTGGTAAGCGATGACACCGAGCTGTCTGTGATGATGTCACGGCGCCACAATGGCAAGTATACGTGGTATGAATGGTCTCTTGAATCGTATGTGTATATGGTAGTAACATCGACATCGACTGCCTCTGACGCAACCATGGAAGTCATTACACCGAACAACAATGCACACAATGTCACACAGGAGGAGTCCAAGCGAGTGACCAGTCCACACCCGTATGCGCCAGGTTGGACCTTCAGTGCGAACAAGTCGAAAGACGCTCAGCCGCTCTCGAAGCGCAAGATAAGTAACAGTAGTCCCTTTGATAAGCAACAGAAGCTCTACTCTGGGCGTGTTTCAATTGACAACGAAGAGATGCACCACCAGGATTTTGAAGAGGGCGACACGAATAACCAGATTAACGGTTGGACCAACGGCTGGACAAGCGTAAATGACCTGCATAGAGCGACAGAGGCAATTGTGCCAGCTTATGATATCGGCAACGAGCCACAAGAGAAGatagagaaagagaaagagatagagaaagagaaagagaaagaggTACATATCAGAGTCAAAACCGGGGTAACTATGTTGCACAATTCGCGTGGTCGATGCAGCAGAATTGAGTTGAGATAAAATGGATGCAGAGAATCCAACACTTAACGTCTCgcataatatatttataaacGTAAAACTGTAAATGACATCATTTCTTAGAACTGTCACCGACATAAGACCCCATTATAATAGATAGTGTATACCTATTCTAAGTAAAATTACGTCATTTCAAAGCGAAAGGGTCCGCACAGCTTTCACCACATCCCCAGAACAGCTTCCATGCAGGAGCGAGGCGGGGGGCACACACTTGAAAACAGTGCCCCTCCTTCCAATTGCTCTAATTTGCCTTTTCCAtccccccctcccccacTTCAATTTTATAAGTTTAAATTATTGGGTTCAGTGCGGGTGTCTCTGTGCTCAGGAGTTGAATCATCCTCCTGCACCGCCCGCGCCCGTTCAGAGTCCCGGCCGCTCTTATCTCTGTGCAGCCGGTGCTACCTGTGCTACCTGTGCTACGTATGAAAGCTGGGCAGAGCTGGGGCAGAGCTGATGGTGAGTTGCTTGTGTTGCTGTCTTGTGTGACCACCCCTCCCCTTCTCGCTTCTCGGACCAAGATTTTCCTGGATTCTGGGTCTGCACAGAAAAACACGTACCACTTTGGTGTTACCCAGCTTCTCTCTCCCTCTCTCTCTTCGCAGCCAACTTGTTTACCTATGGTATTCTGACAACACAGCGATAGCGGACCTCTTGCAGTTCGGTTCTGGCACTGGTTGTGTGTGTGGGGGGGGAAGAGCTGTCTGTATTAGGACGATAGTGGGATTGTAGTGGGACTTTGGTACAACTTTCTGGTGAGACCACCCCCTCCTTCGTGAAGTAGACTGCCAGCCGGAAGTTTCTTccaaatgatatataaaGCGATGGTGTACTATATTGCCCAGAGTTGTGAGTGCCCTTAGTAATGGTGGTTCTGTTGCGCTTGTAACTAACTTGACATAGGAATAAAATTTGCAAATAACTGTTTAGAAGAGtatatttgaatatatcgTTTAAGTtgtatttgaaatttaatacttgaaataataaatttaaaaagaaaagaagtcGATACAAaggataatattattttttttggaaacTCCGCTACATGCTCATATACAAATGTCTAAGATCGATGACAAGTTCCCATCGGTTATCAAGAACAGTGCGTTCGAAGAAGGTATAGAGGAGAGGTTCTTCGAGAGCGATGACGTGACTCGATCGATCTCTTTTGACGAAGACGAGAGGAGCAGTAATGACTCGAGGACTCAGCTGATAGAGAGCACCAGCACACACAGGAAGCTGTTAAACAGACACGTCCAGTTCATTGCGATATCTGGTGTCATCGGTACCGCGCTGTTTGTCGCCATCGGTAAGCCTTTGTACAGGGGCGGGCCCGCCAACTTGCTGCTGGCGTTCGCGCTTTGGTGCATACCAATCCTGTGCATCACGGTGTCCACGGCGGAGATGGTCTCCTTCATGCCTGTGAGCTCGCCGTTCCTGAGACTCGCTAAGAAATGTGTGGATGAGTCCCTAGGTGTCACCGCCAGTTGGAACTTCTGGTTCCTGGAGTGTGTGCAGATACCTTACGAGATAGTCTCGGTAAACACCATTATACACTACTGGAGGGATGACTACAGTCCCGCCATACCCTTGGTTATACAGGTTGTGCTCTACGTCCTGATCTCTGTGTGCGCTGTGAAGTACTACGGTGAGATGGAGTTCTGGCTTGCGTCTTTCAAGATCATACTGGCTGTGGGCCTCTTCTGCTTCACTTTCATCACCATGCTTGGTGGTAACCCCAAGCACGACCGTTACGGGTTCAGGTACTACGGAGAGTCCCCCTTCAAAAAGTACTTCCCAGACGGTAACGAAGGTGCGGGCAAATCGGCAGGCTATTTCCAAGGGTTCCTAACGTGTTTGATCCAGGCTGCATTTACCATCGCTGGTGGTGAGTACATCTCAATGTTGGCAGGTGAAGTTAAACTGCCAAGAAAGGTTTTGCCCAAGGCCTTCAAACAGGTCTTTGTGAGATTGACCGTGATCTTCTTGGGAAGTTGTTTATGTGTCGGTATCGTTTGTTCACCAAATGATAGTGCGTTGACTGCAGCTATCAATGAGGCAAGACCAGGTGCAGGCTCATCTCCATACGTTATCGCCATGAACAACTTGCAGATAAGAGTACTTCCAGATATTGTCAACATCGCTTTAATCACGGCTGCTTTCTCGGCAGGTAATGCGTACACCTACTGTTCCTCGAGAACTTTGTATGGTATGGCTCTGGATGGTTATGCTCCTAAAATATTCACCAAATGTAACAAGTATGGTGTTCCTATCTATGCTGTTGGTGTGTCCCTATGCTGGGCTTTATTAAGTTTGCTACAATTGAACTCCAATAGTGCTGTGGTGTTGAACTGGTTGATTAATTTGATCACTGCTTCAcaattgataaattttgttttcctATGTGTCATTTATCTCTTCTTTAGAAGGGCATACATGACTCAGAAGGAAAGACTGCCTGAATTACCTTTCAAGTCATGGTGGCAACCTTATACGGTCATCGTTGGATTGGTATCTGTGTTGATTATGATCTTACTACAAGGTTATACAGTGTTTTTCCCAAAGTTGTGGAATGGAAGAGATTTCATATTCTGCTATTTGATGGTGTTCCTTGATATCGGTATCTACGTATTTACCAAATTTATTTGGTATAAGGGTAAGGATCCTGTTAAATCTCCCAATTCAATCGATTTTGTTCCTGAGTTAAAGGAAATTGAACAGCATGAACTTGAGCACTCATTTGACAAGTTCaagtattattattatgaCGAAGCATGATAAAATTATTTACATTGTAAATTACTCGGCAccaaatttttattttaatttttctaAAATGGTTTATGGTTTTATTGGTATTCTTAAAAGCAGCTATcatgtttttttatttgtcaTTAGTCTGTATTTAGCGGCATGCATAtacatatttatatatgagtatatattataatttcagcatcaaaatattttaatcCTATTAGTTGGTAGAAGAGTGGCACAAATAATGAATAAGAATTAGATTCATGTTCACAAAACAGTCATAATCTTAGATTTATAATGGCTATGAAAAATGCTTTTAGAAATGCGCTACATAAAGAAGATGCGACTAGTATGCTATCGAGTATCATTCTATGAAGAATCATCTTGTAAAATTTGTTTGTATTCACTATACCAGCTGATCACATCTGGTCCAAGATTTTTGAATAGATTACTGTCCTCAATGCTTGTAGAGTATGAGTTCAATGTAtgatttttatatttgaGAGCTCTAGTTTGATGCTTAGTGTCTTGAATCCAGTTTTTTAGTATGATTGTCAGGTTGTTACAATCGTTTCGTATGTACAATAAAATCCCATCACTTGTTTTAAGTAATTTTTCCTCTTGAATATTAGAGTTTATCGACTGAGATAGAGTTTCAATTGCTCTTAAAGTTTCAATGCTAATATCCCGTAGTACTTTCTCATTCAATTTATCTAAAAAGttcagtttcttcatcaatggTATAGAGGCATCTTTTGTTACAGGAACGGGAGAGTTACTAGGTAACATACTCAATATATTACCCATAATATCTAAACCCCATTGCTTATTGGAGTCTATTGTTGTTATGCTTAACTCATTAGCAGTTATTTGTGGGCGTAGCTGTTCGAGGCCATTGGAAACCAGCTCCAAAGTTGTTCTATATAATGTCTCTTGCTGTTCATTGAACCAAGACAAATCTGGAAATGAACTGTAaagtttatttcttttcttgtcGGTGATTAGGTATGCAAAATTTAGGATATCATTCTTCTTATTTGAATGATTATCAGTATTGGGTAAATCATAAAGATTTTGATCATAGAGAGTCTTAATTGAATTTTCCAGATGCTTGTTTAGTTCATTCAGATATTCCTTACTCCATATACTATCAAAACTCTCATTACATATTATTACAACAAGGACATCATTATAATACCAAAACAATACGTGGTAAGGTTTTCTCTCTTCACCGTTAAACTTAAgatgcattttttttaatttatatGATTTTGGTAGCGAATCGAATGCTAATGGAGATATAAGATAGCCATATCTTgcttttgttttgtttttttcgTTTTCTGATGCTGTAGAGTTATTTTGCCATTTGGGGAGATAGTTCATAAATAAAGAGACGCTATTATTTATTCCTGTGGTATTTCCAACCTCTTGGATGGCATCATATGCAAATGTTATTGGTAATGTTAGATTATGCATAAAATTGGTAGATAACTGAGAAAATGTATTACTATCAGTTTCGTTGTTGTTGTCTGAAAGATTTAAGTCATTGCCATCTCTGATCCCATCAGAGTTTGTTTGTTCAAGTTGGCCACTATGTAGTTCATAATGAACATTCTCAGCTAACACATGACTAGATATCTTTCCAAAGACAGTATGAATATGTTGTAACCAATTTGAGAAATGACCAAGATCTTCAAACTCGTTACAAAAATTCCTTATCAAACCGTATTTGCATTTGCCAACGTACGTACTTTCTGTTGAGGGAATATTATACACTAGAATATCTTTAATTCCCAAATAGTTTTCAGTTTGCACTAGTAAATCTTGGATGATAGTGGCTTCCCATTGCTTGTCGCCGTTGGGATCGAGATCAGCTACTTTGTAGAAATCATGGCATAGATACTGAAGGAAATTTCTGGTTAGTGACTCTGGTTTCCGGTATAAATCATTCCAGAAAGACACAAAGTGCTCATTTAGTAAATCTGTTAATACATGTTTCTCAAAGGAAGTAAAATCTCCATATTTAATAGTAAAGAAATGGTAGCAATTCCACAGGTGACCTTCAAAAATCGGATTGGGAATAGCTAGTAAATCGGGATCAACTCCTATAGCAAGTGTAATATAAAATTCACCCTCAACTTTAATTGTGATCATTGTCTCCTGCTCTGTCTCTATAATCTTGCAAGTATCATTTGTATCTTCTGACAGGGTCCATAGGGCCTGTATTATACCGATTTTGCCTAGTTTCGCGCTTAATGTGATTAGCTCTGTGTCTTCAAACGCATGGTGTAGTAACAACTGTTCACTAACCACCGAATCTTCTTGTTCACCTTTATTTTCGCCAGGTCTGAACACAATAACGTACTTTAAAGGACTACCTGACCCATGGCTCTGGCTTTGTGACATTGTATTTGTTTCTCTATCAAGCTGCTCCTCTAAAGCCCTGAGGATTATTAATCATTCCTTGATATTCAGTTTATCTTAAGTGGGAACAGCAATTGATTAGTGGCTGTGTATCAATTACACTGTGACTATTCCTCACCTTTAATGATCCCCATAAGCATATTACAGGCAACGCGATGCGATCAAGCTTGAAAAATAAGAgcaactgaaaaaaaatcatcGAAAATTAGGATATTTCGCAGTGTTATGGTTTAAGTATAGTAATACTTCAAAAGAAGCATTCAACGCATCGCGGCTGTTGAATATACTGGCTACTTTAGGAGAGCTGTAAGAATGGCAGAGAATACTTCGCCCACAAAGCTGGGCCAGCAGTACAACTTGCATGTGATGAATATGCAATCTCCTAACAGATTTGACTTCGAGAATGAGGATACAAGGAACAGCACTAGTGGGTCAGT includes:
- the CKS1 gene encoding cyclin-dependent protein kinase regulatory subunit CKS1 (CAGL0C00495g~Ortholog(s) have cyclin-dependent protein serine/threonine kinase activator activity, histone binding, protein complex binding, ubiquitin binding, zinc ion binding activity), giving the protein MYNHYHTFEGRKLTEQERARVLEFQESIHYSPRYSDDTHEYRHVMLPKAMLKVIPSDYFNSEVGTLRILTEDEWRGLGITQSLGWEHYECHAPEPHILLFKRPLNYEAEYRAAAAAAAASQQHQQDKE
- the HSL7 gene encoding protein arginine N-methyltransferase (CAGL0C00517g~Ortholog(s) have protein-arginine omega-N monomethyltransferase activity, protein-arginine omega-N symmetric methyltransferase activity) produces the protein MKSNVFVGVKPMVGTVNGTETDLKDDVDYILAPVTNGRYREIVSRVISENRKSGDPLDHYSIDVPEPQLQEIGIPPFNDDPKQYIGLLASWLDLETADPVLRDVAFQVLLNECKYSRFIGVSKLIVAPPKNVLEIQKYARMVADLLNDPVVTEMPQLTLSISLPLCELSDPLATWELWNTIKNLCGAHECLTVSLALPKNKTPTHVLERWLTEPVSCLLLSSSIFVTNQHGFPVLQKYNQNIIFRFQEINGRNMLGQNELCIIMHGLEKFANDVKGGKASFINYINFILKKGDKLILQNMSKMLKACEKLAEPRILPQLKPHSEDLSNQTYALFEEDIVKYDLYEVAIKDAILENTKIWKNRGSSFITILVAGAGRGPLVDRVFKVLQELSILSECRVIAIEKNSRAYLYLQKRNFDKWQNRVTLINEDIQNWQINMAESQRTKVDLCISELLGSFGCNELSPECLLSLQKYHSQKETVYIPQSYSSYIAPIACPVLDMQLQKMCKQDLHVNVTQQPWVLHNIPYQTLSSKVNELWTFSHPMSEASNLQHDIVSEFKIKHRAEVNALIGYFSAVLYGDVILSIVPEGTIVRVPQSKNNHEGEALHSTPDKSAHTNDNKYYFKKIDKTPGLTSWSPMIFPLSQPLLVSDDTELSVMMSRRHNGKYTWYEWSLESYVYMVVTSTSTASDATMEVITPNNNAHNVTQEESKRVTSPHPYAPGWTFSANKSKDAQPLSKRKISNSSPFDKQQKLYSGRVSIDNEEMHHQDFEEGDTNNQINGWTNGWTSVNDLHRATEAIVPAYDIGNEPQEKIEKEKEIEKEKEKEVHIRVKTGVTMLHNSRGRCSRIELR
- the AGP2 gene encoding Agp2p (CAGL0C00539g~Ortholog(s) have role in positive regulation of (R)-carnitine transmembrane transport, positive regulation of polyamine transmembrane transport), with the protein product MKSIQRIILFFLETPLHAHIQMSKIDDKFPSVIKNSAFEEGIEERFFESDDVTRSISFDEDERSSNDSRTQLIESTSTHRKLLNRHVQFIAISGVIGTALFVAIGKPLYRGGPANLLLAFALWCIPILCITVSTAEMVSFMPVSSPFLRLAKKCVDESLGVTASWNFWFLECVQIPYEIVSVNTIIHYWRDDYSPAIPLVIQVVLYVLISVCAVKYYGEMEFWLASFKIILAVGLFCFTFITMLGGNPKHDRYGFRYYGESPFKKYFPDGNEGAGKSAGYFQGFLTCLIQAAFTIAGGEYISMLAGEVKLPRKVLPKAFKQVFVRLTVIFLGSCLCVGIVCSPNDSALTAAINEARPGAGSSPYVIAMNNLQIRVLPDIVNIALITAAFSAGNAYTYCSSRTLYGMALDGYAPKIFTKCNKYGVPIYAVGVSLCWALLSLLQLNSNSAVVLNWLINLITASQLINFVFLCVIYLFFRRAYMTQKERLPELPFKSWWQPYTVIVGLVSVLIMILLQGYTVFFPKLWNGRDFIFCYLMVFLDIGIYVFTKFIWYKGKDPVKSPNSIDFVPELKEIEQHELEHSFDKFKYYYYDEA
- the CCZ1 gene encoding Ccz1p (CAGL0C00561g~Ortholog(s) have Rab guanyl-nucleotide exchange factor activity, phosphatidylinositol-3-phosphate binding, phosphatidylinositol-5-phosphate binding, phosphatidylserine binding activity), with translation MSQSQSHGSGSPLKYVIVFRPGENKGEQEDSVVSEQLLLHHAFEDTELITLSAKLGKIGIIQALWTLSEDTNDTCKIIETEQETMITIKVEGEFYITLAIGVDPDLLAIPNPIFEGHLWNCYHFFTIKYGDFTSFEKHVLTDLLNEHFVSFWNDLYRKPESLTRNFLQYLCHDFYKVADLDPNGDKQWEATIIQDLLVQTENYLGIKDILVYNIPSTESTYVGKCKYGLIRNFCNEFEDLGHFSNWLQHIHTVFGKISSHVLAENVHYELHSGQLEQTNSDGIRDGNDLNLSDNNNETDSNTFSQLSTNFMHNLTLPITFAYDAIQEVGNTTGINNSVSLFMNYLPKWQNNSTASENEKNKTKARYGYLISPLAFDSLPKSYKLKKMHLKFNGEERKPYHVLFWYYNDVLVVIICNESFDSIWSKEYLNELNKHLENSIKTLYDQNLYDLPNTDNHSNKKNDILNFAYLITDKKRNKLYSSFPDLSWFNEQQETLYRTTLELVSNGLEQLRPQITANELSITTIDSNKQWGLDIMGNILSMLPSNSPVPVTKDASIPLMKKLNFLDKLNEKVLRDISIETLRAIETLSQSINSNIQEEKLLKTSDGILLYIRNDCNNLTIILKNWIQDTKHQTRALKYKNHTLNSYSTSIEDSNLFKNLGPDVISWYSEYKQILQDDSS